The Actinopolyspora erythraea genome has a segment encoding these proteins:
- a CDS encoding N-acetylmuramoyl-L-alanine amidase, whose amino-acid sequence MQLLHRGDVGPAVSEIRNVLATLGLLPPLNGHVGTATYDESVEHAVRTFQQQRGLITDGVVGPATYRALTDAKWRLGDRSLAYFVSRPISGDDVFALQERLLELGYDAGRPDGIFGRQTEHALRNFQREYALNSDGICGPATLRSLRQLAPKVRGGRPVYLREQEKVRRAGPRLRGKRIVIDPGHGGSDRGAVVNGVAEADLAWDFARRLEGRMVATGMEALISRGPNSCPADADRAAFANEAGADLFLSLHVDANRSQQAQGVATFHFGTGNGTTSNVGEALAGFLQREVVARTAMLDCRTHPKSWEVLRWTKMPAVRIEAGYLSNPQDRARLLDPGFRDVVAEAVLVAVKRLYLLGKDDQPTGTFTFDDLLRYELSRAEGA is encoded by the coding sequence ATGCAGCTGCTCCACCGCGGTGACGTCGGCCCGGCCGTATCCGAGATTCGCAACGTTCTCGCTACGCTGGGTCTCTTACCACCACTGAACGGCCACGTGGGAACGGCCACCTACGACGAGTCGGTGGAACACGCGGTACGCACCTTTCAACAGCAGCGAGGACTGATAACCGACGGTGTCGTCGGTCCCGCCACGTACCGAGCGCTCACGGACGCCAAGTGGCGGCTGGGCGACCGCTCGCTCGCCTACTTCGTGTCCCGCCCCATCAGCGGCGACGACGTGTTCGCCCTGCAGGAGAGGCTGCTCGAACTGGGCTACGACGCCGGCAGGCCGGACGGGATCTTCGGCAGGCAGACCGAGCACGCGCTGCGGAACTTCCAGCGCGAGTACGCGTTGAACTCGGACGGCATCTGCGGACCGGCCACGCTGCGCTCACTGCGACAACTGGCTCCGAAGGTGCGCGGCGGGCGCCCGGTCTACCTGCGGGAACAGGAGAAGGTGCGCCGTGCGGGGCCGAGGCTGCGCGGCAAACGCATCGTGATCGACCCCGGACACGGGGGAAGCGACCGGGGCGCGGTGGTCAACGGCGTGGCCGAGGCCGATCTGGCCTGGGACTTCGCCCGCAGGCTGGAGGGCCGCATGGTGGCCACCGGCATGGAGGCGCTGATCTCCCGGGGACCGAACTCCTGCCCGGCCGATGCCGACCGCGCGGCGTTCGCGAACGAGGCCGGTGCGGACCTGTTCCTGTCGCTGCACGTGGACGCCAACCGCTCGCAGCAGGCGCAGGGAGTGGCCACCTTCCACTTCGGCACCGGCAACGGGACCACCTCGAACGTGGGGGAGGCGCTGGCGGGCTTCCTGCAACGCGAGGTCGTGGCCCGCACCGCCATGCTGGACTGCCGTACCCATCCGAAGAGCTGGGAAGTCCTGCGCTGGACGAAGATGCCCGCCGTGCGCATCGAGGCGGGCTACCTGAGCAACCCCCAGGACCGGGCCCGGCTGCTGGATCCCGGTTTCCGCGACGTGGTCGCGGAGGCGGTGCTGGTGGCGGTCAAACGGCTCTACCTGCTGGGCAAGGACGACCAGCCGACCGGCACGTTCACCTTCGACGACCTGCTGCGCTACGAGCTCAGCCGAGCCGAGGGCGCCTGA
- a CDS encoding D-alanine--D-alanine ligase family protein yields MSDRWVAVLSGGLSHERDVSLRSGRRLSAALRSAGLTVTELDADHELLHRLSVERPEAVLVALHGGEGENGAIQSILELLDIPYVGTDPRACRRAWDKPTAKAELARAGLTTPEWMVLPQSTFRELGAHPVLDALVGKLGLPLMLKPVQGGSALGARVVRDPSELPSAMMGAFSYGDTVQAEKLVEGTEIAIGVLEDSDGPHALPAVRIEPSRGIFDYTARYTAGLTSYQAPAELSEDVARRASELAISAHRLLGLRDISRTDAIVDASGEVHFLEVNVSPGLTATSLLPMAIEADGRGLGEVFDGLVERAIERRG; encoded by the coding sequence TTGAGCGATCGCTGGGTTGCCGTACTTTCCGGAGGACTGTCGCACGAGCGCGACGTCTCGCTGCGCTCCGGCCGCAGACTTTCCGCGGCGCTGCGTTCCGCCGGGCTCACCGTGACCGAGCTGGACGCCGACCACGAACTGCTCCACCGGCTGAGCGTCGAGCGTCCGGAGGCCGTGCTGGTCGCGTTACACGGCGGTGAGGGGGAGAACGGGGCGATTCAGTCCATTTTGGAATTGCTCGACATCCCCTACGTGGGTACCGACCCGAGAGCCTGCCGCAGGGCGTGGGACAAGCCGACCGCCAAGGCCGAGCTCGCCCGGGCCGGGTTGACGACTCCGGAATGGATGGTGCTGCCGCAGTCCACCTTCCGCGAGCTCGGTGCCCACCCGGTGCTGGACGCCCTGGTGGGCAAGCTCGGGCTCCCGCTGATGCTCAAGCCGGTCCAGGGCGGCTCCGCCCTGGGAGCACGCGTTGTCCGGGACCCCTCGGAACTGCCCTCCGCGATGATGGGAGCGTTCTCCTACGGGGACACCGTCCAGGCCGAGAAGCTGGTGGAGGGGACCGAGATAGCGATCGGCGTGTTGGAGGATTCCGACGGCCCGCACGCGCTGCCGGCCGTGCGGATCGAGCCTTCGAGGGGGATCTTCGACTACACGGCGCGTTACACGGCGGGGTTGACGAGCTACCAGGCTCCCGCCGAACTCTCCGAGGACGTGGCCCGGCGGGCCTCGGAGCTGGCGATCTCCGCGCACCGCCTGCTGGGGTTGCGGGACATCTCCCGCACGGACGCGATCGTGGACGCCTCCGGCGAGGTTCACTTCCTGGAGGTGAACGTCTCACCGGGGCTGACCGCGACGTCGTTGTTGCCGATGGCGATCGAAGCGGACGGGCGGGGACTCGGAGAGGTCTTCGACGGGCTGGTCGAACGTGCGATCGAACGGCGAGGCTGA
- the trxA gene encoding thioredoxin: MAAKPVTVDSESFKSEVLNSDKPVLVDFWATWCGPCKMVAPVLEEIASEHEDKITIAKLDIDQNPGVARDYQVMSVPTMLLFSNGEPVKQIVGAKPKDQLLSDISDYL; the protein is encoded by the coding sequence ATGGCAGCCAAGCCGGTTACCGTTGATTCCGAGTCGTTCAAGAGCGAGGTCCTCAACAGCGACAAGCCCGTCCTGGTGGACTTCTGGGCCACCTGGTGCGGCCCCTGCAAGATGGTGGCCCCGGTACTGGAGGAGATCGCCTCCGAGCACGAGGACAAGATCACCATCGCCAAGCTGGACATCGACCAGAACCCCGGCGTCGCACGCGACTACCAGGTGATGTCGGTTCCCACGATGCTGCTGTTCTCCAACGGGGAACCGGTCAAGCAGATCGTCGGTGCCAAGCCGAAGGACCAGCTGCTTTCGGACATCTCCGACTACCTGTGA
- a CDS encoding ParA family protein, producing MRFPAVAGDGAQTEDAGSDRIGWTPLPEEAKRSTTSPPAGAARLPRPDQRRIMTVANQKGGVGKTTSTVNLATALAVQGLRVLVIDLDPQGNASTALGVDHQSGVPSVYQLLLGEIGVAEAAATSTQSENLSCVPATIDLAGAEVELVSMVAREARLREALRPAVLDELDYDYVFIDCPPSLGLLTVNALVGAHEVVIPIQCEYYALEGLGQLINNIELVQSYLNPGLNVSTVLLTMYDGRTKLAEQVTQEVRGYFGERALRTVIPRSVKISEAPGFGQTVLSYDPGSRGSMSYLDAAREIAERGTERKTS from the coding sequence ATGCGCTTCCCCGCCGTGGCGGGAGACGGCGCACAGACCGAGGACGCTGGTTCCGATCGGATCGGCTGGACTCCCCTGCCGGAGGAGGCCAAGCGGTCCACCACGAGCCCGCCGGCGGGGGCGGCTCGACTGCCCCGCCCCGACCAACGCAGGATCATGACCGTCGCCAATCAGAAGGGCGGCGTGGGCAAGACGACCAGCACGGTGAACCTCGCCACCGCTCTGGCGGTGCAGGGACTGCGGGTGCTGGTCATCGATCTCGACCCGCAGGGCAACGCCAGTACCGCGCTCGGAGTCGATCACCAGTCGGGGGTGCCTTCGGTCTACCAGCTCCTGCTCGGTGAGATCGGGGTCGCGGAGGCCGCGGCCACCAGTACGCAGTCGGAGAACCTGAGCTGCGTGCCCGCCACGATCGACCTGGCGGGAGCCGAGGTCGAACTCGTCAGCATGGTCGCCCGCGAGGCGCGGCTACGTGAGGCGCTGCGCCCGGCCGTGCTCGACGAGCTGGACTACGACTACGTGTTCATCGACTGCCCTCCTTCGCTCGGGTTGCTCACGGTGAACGCGCTCGTCGGAGCGCACGAGGTGGTGATCCCGATCCAGTGCGAGTACTACGCGCTGGAAGGCCTGGGCCAACTGATCAACAACATCGAACTGGTGCAGTCCTACCTCAACCCCGGGCTCAACGTCTCCACCGTGCTGTTGACCATGTACGACGGCCGAACCAAGCTCGCCGAACAGGTCACCCAGGAAGTGCGTGGCTACTTCGGTGAGCGGGCGTTGCGCACCGTCATCCCCAGAAGCGTCAAGATTTCCGAGGCCCCCGGCTTCGGGCAGACCGTGCTGAGTTACGACCCCGGCTCGCGGGGTTCCATGAGTTACCTGGACGCTGCTCGTGAGATCGCCGAGCGCGGTACGGAGAGGAAGACGTCATGA
- a CDS encoding GNAT family N-acetyltransferase — protein sequence MTRRVIGLELDELPVLPSACRGCVFWELTPEAGRQAAEFGQTELEKEAWISAVLLEWGRCGHVAYVDGAPAGYVLYAPPGSVPAVRSFPSGPVGSDAVLLTALRVENSHVGNGLGRLLVREAARDLAGRGVRAVEAFGAERAAAPCVLPAAFLRGVGFETVRPHPEWPRLRLELDDAISWKEEVEAALRRLSTTFWACPTPQHG from the coding sequence GTGACACGGCGGGTGATCGGTCTGGAGCTGGACGAGCTGCCGGTTCTTCCCTCGGCCTGTCGTGGCTGTGTTTTCTGGGAGCTCACGCCCGAGGCCGGGCGGCAGGCCGCGGAGTTCGGCCAGACCGAACTCGAGAAGGAGGCCTGGATCTCCGCCGTGCTGCTGGAGTGGGGGCGTTGCGGGCACGTCGCCTACGTCGACGGCGCGCCCGCCGGATACGTGCTCTACGCCCCACCGGGGTCCGTACCCGCCGTCCGGTCCTTCCCCAGCGGGCCGGTCGGCAGCGACGCCGTGCTGCTGACCGCGTTGCGGGTCGAGAACTCCCACGTGGGCAACGGCCTGGGGCGCCTGCTGGTCCGCGAGGCGGCCCGGGACCTGGCCGGGCGCGGTGTGCGGGCGGTCGAGGCCTTCGGCGCCGAGCGGGCCGCTGCCCCGTGCGTGCTGCCGGCGGCGTTCCTGCGCGGTGTCGGCTTCGAGACGGTTCGCCCGCACCCCGAATGGCCCCGGCTGCGGCTGGAGCTCGACGACGCGATCTCCTGGAAGGAGGAGGTGGAAGCGGCGTTGCGACGCCTCTCCACCACCTTCTGGGCCTGTCCGACTCCCCAGCACGGGTGA
- the trxB gene encoding thioredoxin-disulfide reductase — translation MTGDVRNLIIVGSGPAGYTAAVYAARAELRPLVFEGTQYGGELMTTTDVENYPGFRDGIMGPELMEQFRSQAERFGAELKTTDVEEIDLGGPVKTVRAGGVEYRAKAVILAMGAAARYVGVPGEDRLLGRGVSACATCDGFFFRDQDIAVVGGGDSAMEEATFLTRFANSVTILHRREEFRASKIMLERARSNEKIHWRTNTVVTEVNGEGTVSGLTVRDTATGEESELPVTGMFVAIGHDPRSKLVADQVEVDEEGYVLVRHPSTATNIPGVFAAGDLVDKTYRQAVTAAGSGCSAAIDAERWLAEHEASEEAEVAPELVGGGYGAAAEADTAAAH, via the coding sequence GTGACTGGCGACGTCCGGAACCTGATCATCGTTGGCTCCGGCCCTGCCGGCTACACCGCTGCGGTGTACGCGGCAAGGGCGGAGCTGCGACCGCTGGTCTTCGAGGGCACCCAATACGGCGGTGAACTCATGACCACTACCGATGTGGAGAACTATCCCGGTTTCCGGGACGGGATCATGGGTCCCGAACTAATGGAACAGTTCCGCTCGCAGGCGGAACGTTTCGGAGCGGAACTCAAGACCACCGACGTCGAGGAGATCGACCTCGGCGGCCCGGTCAAGACCGTCAGGGCCGGTGGCGTGGAGTACCGCGCCAAGGCCGTGATCCTGGCGATGGGCGCGGCGGCGCGCTACGTCGGTGTTCCCGGTGAGGACCGGTTGCTGGGGCGCGGCGTGTCCGCGTGCGCCACCTGCGACGGGTTCTTCTTCCGCGACCAGGACATCGCCGTGGTCGGCGGCGGCGACTCCGCCATGGAGGAGGCCACCTTCCTCACCCGGTTCGCGAACTCGGTGACCATCCTGCACCGCCGCGAGGAGTTCCGCGCCTCCAAGATCATGCTCGAACGCGCGCGTTCGAACGAGAAGATCCACTGGCGCACGAACACCGTCGTCACCGAGGTCAACGGCGAGGGAACCGTCTCCGGCCTCACCGTGCGGGACACCGCCACGGGGGAAGAGTCGGAACTGCCGGTGACGGGCATGTTCGTCGCGATCGGGCACGACCCGCGCAGCAAGCTCGTCGCCGACCAGGTCGAGGTGGACGAGGAGGGCTACGTGCTGGTGCGGCACCCCTCCACCGCGACCAACATCCCCGGCGTGTTCGCCGCGGGTGACCTGGTGGACAAGACGTACCGGCAGGCTGTCACGGCTGCCGGTTCGGGCTGCTCGGCGGCCATCGACGCGGAGCGTTGGCTGGCCGAACACGAGGCCTCCGAGGAGGCCGAGGTCGCGCCGGAACTCGTCGGTGGCGGATACGGCGCCGCCGCCGAGGCCGACACCGCGGCAGCCCACTGA
- a CDS encoding ParB/RepB/Spo0J family partition protein — protein sequence MTERRGGLGRGLAALIPSAPEGEPAARSADDSDTVTISEATGTAPPAAVAATDPAVSRETSEGVAGAVYREVDISAITPNPRQPRQVFDEDALAELEHSIKEFGLMQPIVVRQLEDGRHYELIMGERRWRAAQQAGLATLPAIVRQTKDDALLRDALLENIHRVQLNPLEEASAYQQLLEEFEVTHDELADRIGRSRPVITNTIRLLRLPLPVQRRVAAGVLAAGHARALLSLDDAQAQEEIATRIVAEGLSVRAAEEQVTLKKREAPEKPKPKQRSKMELPGAEELQERLSDWLDTKVKIESGQRKGRIVVEFGSSDDLRRLSELLLDD from the coding sequence ATGACCGAGCGTCGTGGTGGTTTGGGCCGGGGTCTGGCCGCACTCATTCCCAGTGCTCCGGAGGGCGAGCCGGCGGCGCGGAGTGCGGATGATTCCGACACGGTGACGATTTCCGAAGCGACGGGTACCGCTCCCCCGGCCGCGGTCGCCGCGACGGATCCGGCGGTTTCACGTGAAACGAGTGAGGGAGTCGCCGGTGCCGTCTACCGCGAGGTCGACATCTCGGCGATAACTCCCAACCCGCGGCAGCCGCGTCAGGTGTTCGACGAGGACGCGCTCGCCGAGTTGGAGCACTCCATCAAGGAGTTCGGCCTGATGCAGCCCATCGTGGTGCGTCAGCTCGAGGACGGTCGGCACTACGAGCTCATCATGGGTGAACGGCGCTGGCGAGCGGCGCAGCAGGCCGGCCTCGCCACGCTGCCCGCCATCGTCCGGCAGACCAAGGACGACGCGCTGCTGCGGGACGCGCTGCTGGAGAATATCCACCGGGTGCAGCTCAACCCGTTGGAGGAGGCTTCGGCCTACCAGCAGTTGCTGGAGGAGTTCGAGGTCACCCACGACGAACTCGCCGACCGGATCGGGCGCAGCAGGCCGGTAATCACCAACACGATTCGCCTGCTTCGATTGCCGTTGCCCGTGCAACGCCGGGTGGCGGCGGGGGTGCTCGCGGCCGGGCACGCGAGGGCACTGCTCAGTCTGGACGACGCGCAGGCACAGGAGGAGATCGCCACCCGCATCGTCGCCGAAGGGCTCTCCGTGCGGGCGGCCGAGGAGCAGGTAACGCTCAAGAAGCGGGAAGCACCGGAAAAACCCAAACCCAAGCAGCGCTCCAAGATGGAGCTCCCCGGCGCGGAGGAACTTCAGGAACGTCTCTCGGACTGGTTGGACACCAAGGTCAAGATCGAATCCGGCCAGCGGAAGGGACGCATAGTCGTGGAGTTCGGGTCCTCGGACGATCTGCGTAGGCTCTCCGAGCTCCTCCTGGACGATTGA
- a CDS encoding aminotransferase-like domain-containing protein produces MGNLDTHSALYAERTAGMTASEIRALFAVASRPEVVSLAGGMPNLAALPLESLSEEVARLVTEQGQTALQYGSAHGVPELREQICEIMALEGISAHPDDVMVTVGSQMALDLVTRIFTDPGDVVLAEGPSYVGAMGAFSTYQADVVHVAMDEHGLRPDALRSAIEEVHGQGRTIKFLYTIPNFHNPAGVTLAEERRPEILEICARHGILVLEDNPYGLLGFEGRTYSSLRSLDPENVVYLGSFSKTFASGLRVGWVLAPHAVREKLVLAAESATLCPPTLNQMIVSRYLSTHDWLGQIKSFREQYRERRDAMLSALEQHMPAGCDWTRPEGGFFVWFTAPEGVDTKAMLPRAVTQRVAYASGTGFYRDGLGTRQMRLSFCYPTPERIHEGVRRLANTLNEELDLLRTFGSGGGRELSGPQTPSPDTA; encoded by the coding sequence ATGGGCAACCTCGACACTCACTCCGCACTGTATGCCGAGCGTACGGCGGGGATGACGGCATCGGAGATCAGAGCGCTCTTCGCGGTGGCCAGCAGGCCGGAAGTGGTTTCGCTGGCGGGCGGCATGCCCAACCTGGCCGCGCTTCCGCTGGAGTCGTTGTCCGAGGAAGTGGCCCGGCTGGTCACCGAGCAGGGACAGACGGCGCTGCAGTACGGTTCGGCGCACGGCGTACCGGAGCTTCGCGAGCAGATCTGCGAGATCATGGCGCTGGAGGGCATCTCGGCCCACCCGGACGACGTGATGGTCACCGTGGGGTCGCAGATGGCCCTGGACCTGGTCACCAGGATCTTCACCGACCCCGGTGACGTAGTGCTGGCCGAGGGGCCCTCCTACGTGGGGGCCATGGGCGCGTTCTCCACCTACCAGGCCGACGTGGTGCACGTGGCCATGGACGAGCACGGCCTGCGCCCCGACGCGCTGCGCAGCGCGATCGAGGAGGTGCACGGGCAGGGCAGGACGATCAAGTTCCTCTACACGATCCCGAACTTCCACAACCCGGCCGGTGTCACGCTGGCCGAGGAGCGCCGCCCGGAGATCCTGGAGATCTGCGCTCGGCACGGCATCCTGGTGTTGGAGGACAACCCCTACGGGCTGCTCGGCTTCGAGGGCCGGACCTACTCCTCGCTGCGTTCGCTGGACCCCGAGAACGTGGTGTACCTGGGGTCGTTCTCCAAGACCTTCGCCTCCGGGCTGCGGGTCGGCTGGGTGTTGGCACCGCACGCCGTCCGCGAGAAGCTCGTGCTCGCGGCCGAGTCGGCGACGCTGTGCCCGCCGACGCTGAACCAGATGATCGTCTCGCGCTACCTGAGCACGCACGACTGGCTCGGGCAGATCAAGAGCTTCCGCGAACAGTACCGGGAACGCAGGGACGCGATGCTCAGCGCCCTGGAGCAGCACATGCCCGCCGGGTGCGACTGGACCCGGCCCGAGGGTGGTTTCTTCGTGTGGTTCACCGCCCCCGAGGGCGTGGACACCAAGGCGATGCTGCCGCGAGCGGTCACCCAACGGGTGGCCTACGCCTCCGGAACCGGTTTCTACCGGGACGGGCTGGGCACCAGGCAGATGCGGCTCTCCTTCTGCTACCCGACACCGGAGCGCATCCACGAGGGCGTGCGCAGGTTGGCCAACACGCTCAACGAGGAACTGGACCTGCTGCGCACCTTCGGTTCGGGAGGCGGGCGCGAGCTGTCCGGACCGCAGACCCCCTCGCCGGACACCGCCTGA